The following is a genomic window from Paludisphaera rhizosphaerae.
CGTACAGCCAGGGGCGGAACCGACGGACGAAGCCGTGCTCGCCCAGGGGCTCCCCCTGGTCGGCCGTGAAGATCAGCAGCGTGTCCTTGTCGCGGCCCAGGCGTTCGAGGGCCTTGAACAGCTCGCCCACCCAGCGGTCGACGAGCGTGACGGCCCCGGCGTACGTCCGGCGAAGGCGGTAAAGCTCGGCCTCGCTGAGGACGTCACCCACGGCGCCGGCGGGGACGTCGATCAGGACGGAGACGTCCTCGACGTCGATGATCGGCTCGTCGTCATCCTCTTCAACGAGGTCGCCTTCCTCGTCGGACTCGAACTCGTCGGGCTCGATGGTGGCGTACTGGTCGCGATACTCTTCGGGAAGGTCCCAGGGGCCGTGGGGGCTGAAGAGGTCGAGCCAGAGCATGAACGGCTCGGGGTCGTCCTTGCGCCGTTCGAGCCAGCCGACCGCCGCCTTGACCGTCCGGGCGACGCCCGTGTTCTCCTCGCGGTCGGCCTTCAGGGCCTTGCGATTGCGGAGGAGCTGCTCCCAGCGAGTCCGCCAGCGCTCGGCGACCTCAGGGTCCTCGTCCTCGTCGGGAGGGAGCCGCAGGCCGGGCTCGTCTTCCAGGCGGACGCCCCGGGCGCGGGGGTCGTCGACGGGGATGTAGGGGTCGTAGCCCTGGCCCCGGATCCAGATCACGTCGTCGAAGCTTCGCCCGTACCCCATTCCCTTCTCGCGGAGGAACGGCGAGTCCGAGATGAGTGCCGTGCGGACGCCGTGGGGGCTGAGCAGGTCCGGGAGGATCGTCTCGTCCGGCCGGAGCGGGGTCCAGCCGAGGTCCGGGTCGGTGAAGCCGTACCGTCCCGTCCACCAGCTCCGGCGCGTCGGGAGCGTGGTCAGGTTCTCGGGGAAGTGATGGTCGAAGACGACCCCTTCCGTCGCCAGACGGTCGAGGTTGGGGGTCTCGATCCAGGCGTTCCCGTAAGCCCCGAGGAATCCCAGATGCACGCTGTTGCAGGCGACGACGATGGCGTTCATGGGGCCTATTGTAATGACGCCCCCCCGCCCCGCCTACTGGCCGGGCTCAGGAGCGCCATCGATCGGCGGCCCTTCCGCCTGGCCGCAAGCGGCCGTTATTCGTCGAACTTCAGGTCGGATAGATCAAGCCGTAGGCCGGTGGGTTCATCCAGACCGTTTGCACTACGCCAGCCCCGAGCCAGGAACGCCTTGAGGCCGTCCGAGAAGGAGG
Proteins encoded in this region:
- a CDS encoding sulfatase family protein, whose product is MNAIVVACNSVHLGFLGAYGNAWIETPNLDRLATEGVVFDHHFPENLTTLPTRRSWWTGRYGFTDPDLGWTPLRPDETILPDLLSPHGVRTALISDSPFLREKGMGYGRSFDDVIWIRGQGYDPYIPVDDPRARGVRLEDEPGLRLPPDEDEDPEVAERWRTRWEQLLRNRKALKADREENTGVARTVKAAVGWLERRKDDPEPFMLWLDLFSPHGPWDLPEEYRDQYATIEPDEFESDEEGDLVEEDDDEPIIDVEDVSVLIDVPAGAVGDVLSEAELYRLRRTYAGAVTLVDRWVGELFKALERLGRDKDTLLIFTADQGEPLGEHGFVRRFRPWLYEELVHTPLIIRMPGAKHGGMRHQAIVQTVDLLPTLLGFFGVRPPDEAPLIHGSDLLPLIRGEQTKIRDYACMGMDVEEYAIRTHVWHMILPLVDDPEEPRHPELYRKPEDRWDQNNVIEQHGEAAEHLELALRRFVEALPREGLDDLPPLRDVARRG